TTCTCCGCTTTTAGGCATTTATGCAGCGATGTGTAGAGAAACTGCAAAAGGGGAAATTTTCTCATCTGAAAATAGAATTAATCTCTATGAGGCATTAAAAATGTACACAATAAATGCCGCAAAAGCTTCTTTTGAAGAAAATGTAAAAGGATCATTAGAAATAGGGAAATTAGGAGATTTAACTGTTCTTCCATCTAAATTTTTGGAATTTTCTGCTTATGAAGTTAGAGAAACGAAAGTTGAAATGACCATCATAGGTGGAAGGGTTGTTTATCATAATAAATTTTCAACATTACTAAAGGAGGAAATATTATGAAAAATGAATTAAAACAAAGACTTGTGGAGTTAGATAAAAAGCATTTTCTGCATCCAACATCATCTGTAAAACAACAACAGGAAAACGGTCCAGCTTTTATCTTTGAAGAAGGTTATGGAATCTATTTGAAAGATATTGAGGGTAAGGAATATATAGAAGGAATGTCTTCCTTATGGAATGTTGCAATAGGTTATGGAAGAAAAGAATTGGGTGAAGTAGCTATGGAGCAGATAAACAAATTGAGTTTTAGTTCAGCCTTCTCTACATTTAGTCATGAGCCAGCAATTCGACTTGCTGAGAAGCTTGCACATTTAGCACCTGGAGATTTAAATACGGTATTTTTTACATCTGGGGGATCGGAGGCAAATGATTCAGCGTTTAAGTTAGCTCGGTATTATTGGATTTTAAAAGGAGAACCAAACCGTAAGAAAATCATTTCAAGAAAAAAAGCTTATCATGGTGTAGCGACAGGTGCAACGAGTGCAACAGGTATACCAGAGTTTCATCGAGTGACGAATTCTCTTGCTCCAGATTTCGTCTATGCAGAACCAATGTCAGCAGAATCGCTTAGAGAAGTTATTGAAGAAGAGGGTCCAAGAACAGTTGCAGCGTTTATTGCAGAACCGGTTATGGGAGCAGGAGGCCTATTTGTCCCTACTGAAGATTATTTCAAAGAGGTACGAAGCATTTGTGATGAATATGGAATATTATTTATTGCAGATGAGGTCATTACTGGGTTTGGTCGAACTGGAAAAATGTTTGCATTGGAAAATTGGGATGTTGTTCCAGATATGATGAGTTTTGCAAAAGGTGTAACAAGTGGTTATTTTCCACTTGGGGGTGTGATGATTTCAGAAAAAATCTTTGATGTTCTAAAAGAGAAATCAACAGGCACTTTGTTTCATGGATTTACTTATAGTGGTCACCCTGTAGCTTGTCAGGTTGGGTTGAAAAATTTAGAAATAATGGAGAAAGAGGGGATTGTTGAGAATTGCAAAGAAATGGAAGGGGTGTTTATGGAAGGTTTTAAACGATTAGAAGATGAATTCGAACAAGTGGGAGATACACGTATTATTGGATTATTAGGGGGATTTGAATTC
This genomic stretch from Metabacillus sp. B2-18 harbors:
- a CDS encoding aminotransferase family protein yields the protein MKNELKQRLVELDKKHFLHPTSSVKQQQENGPAFIFEEGYGIYLKDIEGKEYIEGMSSLWNVAIGYGRKELGEVAMEQINKLSFSSAFSTFSHEPAIRLAEKLAHLAPGDLNTVFFTSGGSEANDSAFKLARYYWILKGEPNRKKIISRKKAYHGVATGATSATGIPEFHRVTNSLAPDFVYAEPMSAESLREVIEEEGPRTVAAFIAEPVMGAGGLFVPTEDYFKEVRSICDEYGILFIADEVITGFGRTGKMFALENWDVVPDMMSFAKGVTSGYFPLGGVMISEKIFDVLKEKSTGTLFHGFTYSGHPVACQVGLKNLEIMEKEGIVENCKEMEGVFMEGFKRLEDEFEQVGDTRIIGLLGGFEFYSNRDTKERFTEKVAPRVMAEAAERGLICRCVIYNDSDTLVIAPPLIITKPEVEKIISILKESIAAVVNKALV